The genomic window CAGAGAGAAGAGTGAGGTCAAGAGGAGTGAGAGCACATGAGTGAGGGAGAGTGCGACGCCTCGGTGTATTTATGACCGAGCCGCTTTGGTTCCGACCGCACCAGTTAGTAGTTGTTAACGAGcacgccctctccgcccctgcctatGTGGCCTGGTTGGTGGGCCATGGATGTCAAAAACGGTTTAATTTCTTAGCAACTGGCACTTTGAGTTTTTTTGAAACAACCGGCCATGATTTCAGTAATTATCAATTTTTTGATAGTTTTTTTGATAGTTTTTTGAAACCCTAACgcgaaaagtggtagttttatgctattcactcGCACCTAGGAGCCAACACACACCAGCGCCTTgtccgtgcccccccccccccccccccccccccccgacatcgGGAGCAAGCCAGCCACAGCCACAACAAGGCTACCAACGGCCTTGGCCATCGCCGAGATAACCTTGTCCGGAAGCTTGGTCTTGCTCATGTGTCCACATCACCCTCCGAGGTGCATCCAAAGTCGAGGAACATTGCTATTTTCCTTGTGGTACTTGGTGTTTTAAGTTTTTATTTGTCTTGCTTCGGCGAAGCAGTTAAGATTTTCGTCATGGTTCCCTCATAAACTGAATTGAAATGAGATCATATTCAGGGATTTCTCACCCTAGTAGGATTATTAATTTAGCTGAACTAGGATTATCAATCGCGTGAGTTTGCAATCGAGCCTACGGTTGGATTATTAATTTAGTTGCTGAGTGGAGCCGGAGCTGTGGCCCGTATCGGAGTCTGGCATGGGAAGAGGGCCGGCCGCACGGCCAACCGGCGGAATCCTGTCGGGAAGCGGCGCCTCCAACCGGAGCACGTTGATGGCCTGCCTTATGGACGGCCTTAGGTCCCGGTCGTGGCACGCGCACCAGAGGCCGACGGCTAGCACGCGCTCCATCTCCTGCGGGTCGAAGTTCCCATCCAGCCGTGCGTCGGCTGCGTCGAGTATCCTCCCTTGGCCATACAACTCTGATACCCGCTGCGCCAGGTGGATCAGCGTGCCGTCCGGCCGAGCCACGGTGGGCCTCCGTCCACACGCGATCTCGAGCAGCACGACGCCGAAACTGTAGACGTCCGACTCGGTGCTGGATCTCCCGCTGACGGTGCACTCTGGGTCCATGTACCCCAGCGTGCCGGCGAGCTCCGTCGTGTGCGCCCCTCTGTCATGGTCGACGAGCCTGGCGAGCCCGAAATCGCCAAGCTTGACGTTGAACGACGCGTCCAGCATCATGTTGCTCGTCTTGATGTCCCTGTGGAGAACGCACTGCTCCCATTCCTCATGCAGGTAGAGAAGCGCGGAGCCGATCCCCAGCACGATCTTATGCCTGAAGTAACCATTGGATATATACGAAGCAATCGTCAGACTAACTAATTATGTGGCTAGTGATCAGGCCGAatccaaaaaactaaaaaaaaaaagCGGCGGCTAAATTAAAGTCATCTGACCTTACTGGCCACCACAGCACATTGTCTGCACGGTGAAGGTGAACGTCGAGGCTGCTGTTGGGCATCAGCGCATAGACCAGGAGGAGCTGCTCTCTGGCGTGGCACCAGCCAACGATCTGCACCAGGTTACGGTGCCGAAGCCGGCTTATGACCCTCACCTCAGAGGCGTACTCCTTCCTCCCCTGCTTGGAGCCCTTGGACACTCTCTTGATAGCCACCTCAATTCTCAAGCCCTTCAAGAACCCTCTGTACACTGACCCAAACCCGCCTTCCCCAAGCTTTTTGTCGTCTGAGAAGTTGTCGGTGGCAGCTGCCAGCTCGCTGTAGCGAAATTGCCTAGATCCGGTCCCTTTCATGAACTCGTTCTTCATGGCCTCGTCGTCCTCTTGATACACCCTGCAGGGAGAGGGCGTCCTCTCTAGGTGGCACAAAAAGAGCCGGACTGAGATGCTAATGCAGATCAACAATATGACGGAACCCATGACGGCGGCGCACACCGTCCAGACGAGCCGTCGATTTGGGCGGCGCTGAGGCAGGTCCTGGTCTGCTCGTAATCAATGCACAAAAAGGAAAATTTAGATTCAGCAGTACCGTTACCACGGCTGAAAATTGAGACTCAGCAACAGATATGGAGATTGACCTGCAGGCCGGATGTCGATAGCATTGGGTGTGTAGGTGATGTAGCAGCCGTACCTTCTGTAGTTAGCAATGGTGGCGTTCCGGATCATGCTCGCTTGTGCGATGTTATTAAGGCAGTTGGTGCAGTCGGTCGCCGACAAATCTCTGGAGCACTGCACCAGGCCGTACATCACCTGGGAGTCGCCATGCGAGTCCACGTATGTCTGGCTACCGGTGGCGAACCGCAGTGCCGACCCGGCGGCCTCTGTCATGAGCTGGGTTACCAGCTTCCACCTCGTCTCGTTCATGGCATCGGCATAGCTCCTACCGTCTATGTAGTCGAAACCATTGCCGAACAAGTCGGCGTGGCCGGAGAATTTCCTGTCTGAATAGCGCTGGTAGCAACAGTCGTACATGATGGCGGCCTGCCGACTGTAGGGACACCCTTTGATCATCACGTAGGACGGTGCCACCTGCAAGCAGAGCTGGCACTTTGTCCACTCACAGTCGGCGTAGCACATGGCTTGGCCGTATACCTTGTCGGGGTAAATGCCGCGACTGGTCACGAAGAAGCCGCCATCCCCAACCGCGCCGTCACCAAGGTCGTGGAGGAGCTGGTCGAGGTTGATCTCGTACTGGCTGCCGTCGGTGTAGTTGCTCTTCGTTGAGCAGACGGACGCTGTGTCATGAGGGGTGTAGTCAGCAGCAGCAGACGCAGCAAAAAGAGCGGCCACTGCCAGGAGCAGTTCAGGGTGGAGGCGCCAAGGGGCCATGGCTGGCATTGAAATTTGGTGATCTGGCACTAGTTAGTGCATTCGCAGATGAAAGTCAATTTATTTATACTCTGAGACCGTGTGAACTACAACACTGCCAAAACATACTATAAAATCAGCAAAGCTCCAAAGTTTTAGATCAAACATAGAACAAACAAGCCGTAGGAGGATACACCAATGCACGGTTAGCATTCTTTTTGTGAGGATGTTGCGTGCAGCTATTCCGGTGACGGATAAAGCAATGTTGCAGCCTCTCGCTCTCGTTGTTGCTTTGCAACTGTAATCCATGACGAGAAATTTTTAAGTGCGCTCTTTCTGTCCATGAGGTCAGAGCCAGTGTAAGCCATGACATGTAATCCAGTGCTCGCTCCATTCCAAAATAGTAACTGAAGTTCTATGTTATGCAATGTCAAAGTGGCTTAAGTTTGACCAACTCAATAAGAAAATGTGCAAAGATCTACGTACGACCCAAATACGCATAGTATGTTTCATAAACAACCTAGTGAGACTAATTTGATGTTCGAGATGTTAATATATTTTTTATGGCAAGTTTGACTCGGAACAAACACAAACTTCGATTATTTTGAAACAGAGGTAGCCAGTAGCAATTTGGGATACATACTGACATGGgatttgttggagttgtgtcgaatattgtgtacaaagtaggttatagttggacttgcagttgtattgtgtttacataggatatggggtcgtgtcctagtaggacacttgtatcctaggcctctcttatatagcgggggtaaACACAcaatgtaacatatgccaacataatagcacaggcgcgcaagggggagccggcggcgtgtgccgacgcccgggtggccggtgtgcggtattgtgacggtgtcacggggaggagcgcccgtagtcaagccccggagatgtagccatatcgatgaacctcgttaacaaatcttggtgtcgtTCTTgtatgattgcttggtcctcggatgatcgacggagtgCTTCGAATTTATTCTAataagtggtatcatgagctaggttgttcgGAGGCTGTGGATGTGATCTGGAGGAAGGATTTGGTGTCGAGTTGCATGTGACGTAGCCGAAAGAAATTTCAATCGTAGAAGCTAACGATTGGATGGAGTGGTTAAGCTCCGTTGTGTGATCGTGCGGCTGGTCTGGAAGAAATTATATCGGCGTGGCGTGTATTGAAGCGACATGGAAAATCGAAGCACTAGAAGAGACTCGGCGAGGTCGGATCGATCTGTTCATGATAGCGGTTACGCTGGGAGCCCGGGATGCAACCAGGCGTGGCGCACGGCAGTGGCACAGGCCGTCCAGTAGCCAGCAGATAGGGCCAGCGGGGCCTAAGGCGTGGCCCAAGCGGGGCGGCGCTGGCTGCCAAGGCCCAGTAAGAAAGGCCGAGGCGGAGCCGGCTAATGGCAAGTGCTACGAGCTGCCTGAGCGAGCGGGTTGCGTACGGAAGCCACGACCGATCGTGAGTTTGACTCGTGGCTGCCGTGATTTGTTTGAGAAAAAAAAAGGACCGAGTCCTTGTGCGACGCGGACGAAGGCAGGAGATCAATGAGCGAATAGAAAAATTCAGCCAGCGCTACGCATCCATTGGAATAGCAGGAGGCATGGCAGAGCAACAGCAGCATTGGAATTAGTGCTAAGGGAGCTACTACCACGTGAAGGCCAAGTAATTCTTGATTGGAATTTGCTATGAGTACATCTTGGTGTACCGGGGCATTACGTGAGGAGAGCTTGGTTAATTTTCCATGGCTCAGTCGTACAAAGAACCATGGCACCATCCGGTActaggtttgaggtggagaagttcacggAACTGGAAACCTTGGGTTATGACAGACACAGATGAAAAATTTGTTGGCACAACagagatgcttgaaggcgttgcgggaagtcatgtcagctaagatgGAAGTATCATGTGATGGATGAGAATTCGCGAAAAATGATTTGGGAGCCTCGAGCGTGTCATACAGTCGAACAAGTTCGGCTGGGTTGGACTaggcagtctgacggatcgacgaaagtcggttggtacagaagatggTGGTGAGATCGGCGACGACAACTTAGGAGCGTGATGCTGACGGTGAccaacttctggggcgtggaaacacgtggcgcaggccccgagggcttgtgtggcttcgacaagactggcgcgggattgattcaaggtggtgtatacacggagcttgaagtcgatgaggcgcaggggtggactgatcatctaccatggagtcatgttgaaggtggagctggagtctgacggaagacttcactcggtgctgattgaggggctacggcgtaagacgtcagagaatcgaagcctattcagcgggaaaagcgagtgacatgcagttcggactggagcccagtggtctgatggaagcgtgaaactcgtcatcggtcggtaatgatcggtggtactctgcagtgggggttgaggggtgtggtttcgcgacccttgagactcgaccgggacagcggaggctcgatgcggtaatagcggcgaggcgtgcggtatgcacgggacatggagacgggccagggctctggtggtcatacatgtgatgagacaactgcgaatttgactcgggatgactacaagcaatggtgaaattccttcaagtttcagacaggcggtcaagaaaggagcggtgacgttgag from Triticum aestivum cultivar Chinese Spring chromosome 3B, IWGSC CS RefSeq v2.1, whole genome shotgun sequence includes these protein-coding regions:
- the LOC123067795 gene encoding L-type lectin-domain containing receptor kinase IX.1-like, whose amino-acid sequence is MAPWRLHPELLLAVAALFAASAAADYTPHDTASVCSTKSNYTDGSQYEINLDQLLHDLGDGAVGDGGFFVTSRGIYPDKVYGQAMCYADCEWTKCQLCLQVAPSYVMIKGCPYSRQAAIMYDCCYQRYSDRKFSGHADLFGNGFDYIDGRSYADAMNETRWKLVTQLMTEAAGSALRFATGSQTYVDSHGDSQVMYGLVQCSRDLSATDCTNCLNNIAQASMIRNATIANYRRYGCYITYTPNAIDIRPAGQSPYLLLSLNFQPWVYQEDDEAMKNEFMKGTGSRQFRYSELAAATDNFSDDKKLGEGGFGSVYRGFLKGLRIEVAIKRVSKGSKQGRKEYASEVRVISRLRHRNLVQIVGWCHAREQLLLVYALMPNSSLDVHLHRADNVLWWPVRHKIVLGIGSALLYLHEEWEQCVLHRDIKTSNMMLDASFNVKLGDFGLARLVDHDRGAHTTELAGTLGYMDPECTVSGRSSTESDVYSFGVVLLEIACGRRPTVARPDGTLIHLAQRVSELYGQGRILDAADARLDGNFDPQEMERVLAVGLWCACHDRDLRPSIRQAINVLRLEAPLPDRIPPVGRAAGPLPMPDSDTGHSSGSTQQLN